The Deltaproteobacteria bacterium PRO3 genomic interval CCTCGATGATGTCCACGCCCAGCTTGGCGAGCTGCCGGGCCATGCGGAGCTTTTCGTCCAAGTCCATGCTGCAGCCGGGCGATTGCTCGCCGTCGCGGAGCGTCGTGTCGAATACCTTGACCATTTCCATAAAAAAACCTCGATCGTTCGTCAAAAGACGGTTGTTGTCAGTATGCCGTCAAGACTCCCGGGGAGTCCAGTTTTCGCTGCCATCTGCTATTCGGCGCGAAATCCGTATCCGGCTCCCCGAACGGGTCCTGTCCGGGCTGCACCCCCACCGTGCTCGCAAGCCGCGCGCGGCGGGGGCGCCCGCACGCCCACCCGTTCGGGGAGCCGAAGCGGATTTCGAACTATTATTAATAGGCAAAAGAACCGCTCACGGTTTTGGCCTACTCTTTTTGGTTGGTGATGAGCCGCAGTTCCTGCGGCCCGGGGGGTGCTTCGTTGGCCTCGCCGGCCAGCAGCGGGCCCTCGCCGCGCGCCTTCTTGGACAGCTGAAAGACCTCTTCGACGAGGCCGGAGGCTACGTAGGCCAAGGCGGCGAAGAAGATCATCTCGTTGGGCGCGCTGGCGATCACGAAAAGGACGACCGCAAGCAGGACCAGCATGAAGAAGGACTCTTTGCGCTTGAAGTTGAGCTTTTTGAAATTGCGGTACGGCACCGTGCTGACCATCAAGAGGGCCAGGCCGATGGTGAGGCAGAGCAGCAAAACGCTGGAGACGTCGACGTCGCCCTTCCAGCGGTGGTGGAAGATCACGTAGGAGGCGACGACATAGGCCGCCGTCGGGATGGGCAGGCCCTGAAAGTGCTTCTTCTCGACGTCCGAGACCTGAACGTTGAAGCGCGCCAAGCGCATCGCGCCGCAGGCGAAGAACAGGAAGGCCGCGGCCCAGCCGATCTGATTGAAGTGGCTGAGCGTCCAGGTGTAGGCGAGGATCGCAGGCGCCAGGCCAAAGCTGGCCAAGTCGCAGAGCGAGTCGTACTCGATGCCGAAATCGCTGTGGGTGCGCGTGAGGCGCGCGATGCGCCCGTCGAGGCCGTCGAAGACCCCGGCCAACAAGATCATCCAGGCCGCGGTCAGGTGGTCGCCCTGGATGGACTTCACGATGGAGACGAAGCCGCAGAAGAGCGAGGCGGTCGTAATCATGTTGGGGAGGATGTAGATCCCCTTGCGGATGCCGACTCGTTTGACGCGGATTTGGTTCATTTCGTCTATCTCATTTCGGCCAGGGAGCTTTCCCCGGCGAACACCTTCTGCCCCGGCTTTACCAAGACCTTCCACTCCGGAGGCAGACATACCTCCATGCGGGAGCCGAAGCGGATCATGCCGTAGCGCTCGCCGCGGGAAACCGGCGTATTTTCCCGCAAATAGCAGACAATGCGCCTGGCGACAAGCCCCGCAATCTGGACGAAGGCCACTTTTCGGCCCTGGGGGGTCCTGAGGACGATGGCGTTTCGCTCATTTTCCAGGCTGGCCTTGTCCAGGCTGGCCACGAAGAATTTGCCCGGAAAGTAATGAATTTCCTCGACTTCTCCGTCGCAAGGGATGCGGTTGACGTGGACGTTGAAGGGACTCATGAAGATGCTGACCTTCTGGTGAGGCTCCTTCATATAGGCCCCGCTCGGGAGGCTCTCGATTTTCAAGACGGTGCCGTCCGCGGGGCTGACCAAGAGGTCGGTATCCGCCGGCGGGGTCCGAGCCGGGTCGCGAAAGAAATTGAGGCAAAACAGGAAGGCCAGGCCGAAGGCGATCGCGAGGGGCCAGAACAGCCAAGCGCCGATCAGGGTCAGGGCCAAAGAGATCAGCAAAAAGGGATAGCCCTCGCGGGCGATGGGCAAGGGTCCGCTCTTCATGATGGGCGACAAGGCGGCGTGGCTTACGGAGGATTCGGTGGACATATCAGCTGACCGCCTCGCCCGGGAAAGGCATAAGGACGTTCTTGCCCTTCTGCATGGCAATGTTGCCGGTACGCACGACCTCGAGGATCTCGAAAGGCTGAAGTTTTTTCAAGATGCCTTCCATCTCTTGGTGCTCGCCGACGAACTCGAGGATTTGGATCCTCGGGTCGGAGGCGTCGACGACCTTGCCGTGCGCCTCGTCCGCGAGCTTGGCCAAGTCGGCCTTGTTCTTGTCGCTGACCCGCAGTTTGACCAGCATCAGCTCGCGGCGCACGCAGGCCTCGCTGGAGACATCGATGACCTTGAGCACGTCGATCAGGCGGTTGAGCTGCTTGAGGATCTGCTCGATGATCAGGGCGTTGCCGTGGGTGATGATCGTCATGCGGCTGACCCGCGGGTCGGGGGTCGGCGCGACCGAGAGGGCGTCGATGTTGAAGCCGCGCCCCGCGAACATGCCGGAGACGCGCGCCAGCACGCCGAACTCGTTCTCGACCAGGACGGAAATGGTATGGGTGTTCTCGTGGTGGTTCATTTTTAAGCCAATACGATGTCGCTGACCGCGCCGCCCGCGGGCACCATCGGATACACGTTGTCCTCGAGCGTGGTGACGAAGTCGATCACCACGGGGCGGTCCCGCACCTTCAGCGCCTGCTCGATCACCGGCACGACCTCGTCCTTGACCGAGGCGCGCAGGCCCACGGCGCCGTAGGCCTCGGCCAGCTTGACGAAATCGGGCTGCACGTTGAGGTCGACCTCGGAGTAGCGGTTTTCGTAGAAGAGCTCCTGCCACTGCCGCACCATGCCGAGGAAGTGGTTGTTGAGGATCGCGATGATCACGGGCGTCTTCCACTCGACGGCGGTGGCCAGCTCTTGGATGTTCATCTGGACGCTGCCGTCGCCGGAGATGCAGATCACGGTCTTGTCGGGATAGGCCAGCTGCGCCCCGATCGCGGCGGGAAAGCCGAAGCCCATCGTGCCCAAGCCGCCGGAGGTGCACCAGCGATGCGGCTCTTTAAAATGGTAGAACTGCGCGGCCCACATCTGGTGCTGGCCGACGTCGGTGGTCACAATCGCCTCGCCCTTCGTCATTTGGTAGAGCATGTCGATGACGTATTGGGCCCGGATCTCTTTGGGCCCCTGCTGGTAACCCATCGGCGCCTTCTCGCGCCACTGCCGGATCTGCTCCCACCAGGGGCGGATCTGCTGGTGGTACTTCTGGATAAAGGCCGGGTCGGCCTCGGCCATCTTGAGCATCTCGCCCAGCACGTACTTGACGTCGCCGACGATGGGCACGTCGACCGCCACACTCTTGCCGACGTTGGCGGGGTCGATGTCGATGTGGATCTTCTTGCTGTGCTTGGAGAACTCGCTCAGCTTGCCGGTCACCCGGTCGTCGAAGCGGGCGCCCACCGAGAAGAGCACGTCGCACTCGTTGATCGACATGTTGGAATAATAGGTACCGTGCATCCCCAGCATCCCGAGGCTCAAGTCGTCGGTGCCGGGAAAGGCGCCTAAGCCCATCAGGGTCATGGCCACCGGGATTTTCGTGAGATAAGCGAATTTTTTCAGCTCGTCGGAGGCCCGGGAAAGCACCGCGCCGCCGCCGACGTAGAGGAGCGGCCGCTTGGCCTCTTTCAAGAGCTCCCAGCCCTTCTTGATTTGGCCGGAGTGCCCTTGGATGACGGTGCGCGGCGAGCGCACCTTGACCTGGTCGTAGGGAATATATTCGGCCTGATGAAGCTGCAGATCCTTCGGCAGATCGACCAGCACCGGGCCGGGCCGGCCGGTGCGGGCGATGTGGAAGGCCTCTTTCATGATGCGCTGGAGGTCGCGGACGTCCTTCACCAGGTAGTTGTGCTTGGTGCAGGGCCGGGTGATGCCGACGATGTCGGCCTCTTGGAAGGCGTCGTTGCCGATCATCGAAAGCGGGACTTGGCCGGAGATGACCACCATCGGGATGGAATCCATGAGCGCCGTCGCGAGGCCGGTCACGGTGTTGGTCGCGCCCGGACCGGAGGTGACCAAGGCCACCCCGGGCTTGCAAGTGACGCGGGCGTAGCCGTCGGCGGCGTGCACCGCCCCCTGCTCGTGGCGGACCAGGACGTGGCGGATCTCGGGATGCTTGTACAGCTCGTCGTAGACGTGGAGGATGGCCCCTCCGGGATAACCGAAGATGAGGTCGACCCCCTCGTCCTTGAGGGCCTGGATGAAGATTTGGGCGCCGGTGAGTTTCATGCTGTTTTTTGACCTTGTCGAAAAATCCTTTATGCCACGGCGGAGAAAGATGTCAAATCCGCAAACTCATTCAAGAAAAGCTCTCTCAAGCCCGCAGCCGGGAATCCTTAGCGCAGCTTCTCGAGGATGGCCTCGATCTTGGTTTTTCCCTTGAGTTTCTGAAGCTGAAGGCGCTTTTTTTCGAGCTTTTCTTCCGTATTGAGGTAAGGTTTTTTGGTTAATTTTTTTAATTTCTGTTCTAATTTCAGATGATTATCCCACAACTCTTTAAGCTCGGGATTATATTTTAAATGCCGCTGCAAGAGCGCCTCGTCGTGTTCGTCCATCCTTCACTCCTTTTGCTTGAGCCGGCGATTTTCGGCCTCGGAGACCCTGAGATAACGGACCTGCAATTGACTCCCCTCCACCGCCTTCCCTTCCCGGAATTGGCTTAAGGCCAAGCGCCCGACCTCCGCGGCGCTCACCCGCGCCGCCTCCCCGCCTTCCAATATGCGACCCAGGCCCGCGAAGCGCCCCGGATAAGCCGACAGGGCGTCCCCTAAAAACCATTTTTCGCCGGGGATCTCTCCCAAGTGTTGCAGAAAGGACTCGATCGGCCAAGCCCGATCCGCAAGGACCTTGACGGGGGCCTCAGGGACCCCGGCATAGGCACCCGCGTAGACCTCGCCGCAGCGGGCGTCCAGGCAGGCGATGACCGTCCGCCCCGCCGCCAGCTGCGGCCGGACCAAGGCCAACAGCGTGGAGACGCCGACGACCGGCTTTCCCAGGGCGCGGGCCAGACCCTTGACCGTGCTGATCCCGATGCGCAGGCCGGTGAAGGATCCCGGTCCGGCGCTGACCGCAAGCAGGTCGAGCTCGGCTAAGCGCCAGCCCAAGGCGTCGAGGGCGTTTTGGATGGAGGCGATCAGGGTCTCGCTGTGAGAAGGCGGCCGCGCCTCGAAATTTTCGCGCAGGCAGCGCTCTTCCTCGAGCAGGGCCACGCTTTGGCTTGCGCCCGAGGTGTCGAGGGCCAGGATCCGCATCAGAACCAGCCCTTCACCTTGTCGAAGATGTCCTTGAGCCCCCAGACGGCGTCGATGTCGTTGACGGTGACGACCACCATCAGGGTGAGCAGCATGAACATCCCGATCTGCTGAGCAATGAGACGCTTGCGCATCGAGAGCGCCTTGCCCGCGATCCCCTCGTAGACCATGAACAACAAATGGCCGCCGTCCAGGACGGGGATCGGCAAGAGGTTCAAAACCCCGAGTTGGATGCTGAGGAAGGCCAGGAGGTAGAGAAAATTCCCCAGCCCCTGCTGCGCGGCCTTGGCCGAGATCTGGGCGATGCGCACCGGACCGCCGAGTTCTTTATAAGAGGCCTTCAGCGTGACCAGGTCTTTGAGGACCTTGAAGGTCATGCCGAAGAGCATGAGGTTTTCCTTCACGCCCTTTTGGAAGGCCTCGCCCAGGCCATATTGCCGCTTCACGAAGTTGTCGGGGTTGGACGCCTTGGCCACGCCGATCACGTACTTGTTGAGGTTGGGGTTGAAGACCGGGCTGATCTTCAATTCGACCTTCTCGCCCGCGCGCTCGACGGTGAAGCGGCTCTCCTTGCCCTTGGATTGGTTGACCAGGTCGGCCATGGCGTTCCAATCGGCCACCGGCGTCCCGTTGATCGCGACGACCTTGTCGCCCGCCTTCATCCCCGCGGCGTGGGCGGGCGAGTCCGGCGTGAAGGCGCCGACCAGCGGGTCGACGTCGACGAAGAAGACCGGCTCGAGGCCCAAGTAGCCTCCCATGCCGCCCTCCAGGGCCTGCAGGGTCGCGGCCTTCTCCAAGGTCTGGTCGCCGCGCTTCAGCTGCAGCCTCACCTCGGTGCCCGCGGGCTTGCTGATCTCGCGCATCACCTGGTCCCAGCTGGCGGCCGGCTTGCCGTTGACGGCGAGGATCAGGTCGCCCTTCTCGACCCCGGCCTTGGCGGCGGAGGAATCGACCTGGACGCCCAGGACCTGCGGGGGCTGGGAGAGGTATTTCGGCTCTTGCCGGCCGATCATGAAGACGATCGGCATGAGGATGAAGGGCAAGAGGAGATTCATGCCCGGCCCGGCCAGGACGACCTTCATGCGGGTCCACAGCGACTTGCTGCTGAAGGCGCGGGGGTCGTCGAGCGGAACGATCTCGCCTTCTTCGAAGTCCTCCTGCCCGCTCATCTTGACGTAGCCGCCGAGCGGCAGGAGCGAGAGGCAGTACTCGGTCTCGCCGACCTTGAAGCCGATGTGGGGCCCGAAGCCTAGCGAGAAGCGCTCGACACGGATACCGCTGAACTTGGCGACCAGGAAATGGCCGAGCTCGTGGATGAAGATCAGGAGGCCGAGGCCGACTATGAAATACAGAATCGTCATAAATTTATAATCCTATCTAATTCTTCTCTTCTCAGGCCGCCGCCAGCTCCGAAGCCCGCTGTCGGGCCCACTGGTCGACGGCGACGATCTCCTCGAGGGACTTGGGCGTTACGCGCGCGTGGCCCTGCAGGGTCTCTTCCACCACCTTGGGGATCTGCAAAAAGGAGATCTTGCGGTCCAAAAATTGCTGTACCGCCACCTCGTTGGCGGCGTTGAGCACCGCCGGCATCGTGCCGCCCTCCGCCATCGCCCGCTTGGCCAATTTGAGGCAGGGAAACTTCTCCTCGTCGGGCTGGAAGAAGGTCAGGCCCGCCAGCTGCGTCAGGTCGAGCGAGGGCAGGTCGTTGGGCAGCCGGTCGGGGTAGCTGAGCGCGTAGGCGATCGGCACCCGCATGTCGGGCAGGCCCAGCTGGGCCATCACCGAGCTGTCCTGAAACTCGACCATCGAATGGATGATGCTCTGCGGGTGCACGCAGACCGCCAGGGCCTCGGGCGCGACGTCGAAGAGCCAGCGGGCCTCGATCAGCTCGAGGCCCTTGTTCATCAGGGTGGCCGAGTCGATGGTGATCTTGGCGCCCATCGACCAGTTGGGGTGCTTCAAGGCCTGCTCGACGGTGATGCTCGCAAATTCCTCTTTGGGCTTGTTGAGAAAAGGCCCTCCGCTGGCCGTCAGGATGAGCCGGCGGATGCGCTTGGGGTCCTCGCCGTTCAGACACTGGAAGATCGCGGAGTGCTCGCTGTCGACGGGGAAGATCTTGACGCCCCGCTGCCGGGCGGCGGCGTTCATGAATTCGCCGGCCACCACCATGGTCTCTTTGTTGGCGAGCGCGATGTCCTTCTTCGCCTGGATCGCGGCGTAGGTGGGCTCGAGGCCGGCGGCGCCGACGATGGCCGACACGACCGTCTGGGCCTCTGGATGGGTCGCGACGCGCACCGAGCCCTCGCGGCCCCAAAGAATTTCCGGGGCCTCGGCGCCCAACGCCTCGCGAAGCCGCACGGCGTCGGCCTCGGCCGTCACCGAAACCAAAGAAGGACTGAATTCGCGAATCTGCTCGAGCACCCGCTCGACGTTGCGTCCGCAGGCCATGGCCACGACTTGAAGCTGCTGCGGGTTGCGCCGGACCACGTCGAGGGTGGAGGTGCCGATCGAGCCGGTGGAACCCAAAAGGGCGATTTTCTTCATTCAGGATCTCCAGTACGCCGCATAGTAATAGACGATCGGCGAGGTGAAAAGCAATGCGTCGATCCGGTCGAGCAGTCCGCCGTGGCCGGGGATGAGGTTCCCGCTGTCCTTGACGCCGACGCTGCGCTTGAGCAGCGACTCGGAGAGATCCCCCAGCGGCCCGATCAACCCCACGCCGACGCCGACGATCAGGCAGTCTTGGATGCGGATCTGGCTCGAGATGAAGACCCGGCAGGCCAGGGCCCAGAGGACGCTCATGACGATGCCGCCGAGGAGTCCCTCGACGGTCTTCCCCGGCGAGATGTGGGGGGCGAGCTTGTGCCGCCCGAAGAGGCGTCCGGCGATATAAGCGCCCGTGTCGGCCCCGAAGGTCGAGCCCAGGACCAGGAAGAGCCAGAGCGGGCCGTCGGGAAGGTCGCGGATCAGACCCAAAAAGGACAGCAGCAGGCCGCAGTAGACCGCCGTCAGGAAGGTGGAGGCCACCTGCCCCAGCACCACCTCGATCGAATGGCGATGCCAGAGATAGAAGACGAAGCTCGCCATCAGGGCCGCGGGCACCGCGACGACCAGCGTCGCGAAATCGCGGGGTCCGAACATCGCCGCGACCGCAAGGCCCAAGGCCAATAGCGTCGCGAAGGCCGGCGAGCTGGAGGGATGCGCCGGCAGGATCATACGCGCGCACTCGTGGGCGGCCAGCGCGACGATCGCCGCGATGACCGCCTTCAGCGGGACCGCGGGCAGGTAGAGGATCAGCAGGATGACCGCGGCCGCGAGGATGACGCCGGTGATGATTCGTGTCCACATAGAATCGTCGCTTTTCCTATAAAGTCGCCCGCACCTGCTCGGTGGTGAGGCCGAAGCGTCGCTCGCGGCTTTGGTACTCGCGGATCGCCTCCTCGAGCTCCTGCCGGTTGAAGTCCGGCCAGAGGGTGTCGGTAAAATACAGCTCGGTGTAGGCCATCTGCCAGAGTAGGAAATTGCTGATGCGGTGCTCGCCGCTGGTGCGGATCAGGAGGTCGGGGTCGGGCAGCCCCTCGGTGTAAAGCTGACGGTCGAGCTCGTCCTCGCGGATGACGCGGGAGGCGTCGCCCTCGGCCAGGGCGCTGCGAACCATCTGGTTGACCAGCTCGGTCAGCTCGCTGCGCGAGCTGTAGCTGAGCGCCAGCACCAGGGTCATCTTCTCGCAGTGCCGGGTCTCGGCGATGGTCTTGGTCAATTCGCGCAAGACCCCCTCGGGCAGACGGTCGATCTGACCGATCACCCGCAGGCGGATGTCGTTTTTGATCAGCTTGGGGCGCTTCGCCACCAGGAAGTGCTTCAGTAGGTCCATCAGGCCCAGGACCTCGTCGGAGGGGCGATTCCAGTTTTCTTGGCTGAAGGCGTAGAGGGTGAGGTACTCGATGCCGATCTCGCGGCAGGCCTCGACGATGCCCTCGACGGTCTCGCTGCCGCGGCGGTGCCCCTCGAGTCGCGGCAGGTCGCGATTCCGGGCCCAACGCCCGTTTCCGTCCATGATGATGGCGATGTGCCGTGGGAGCTTGGCTTTATCCACTCAGACTTCCATCACTTCTTTTTCTTTGTGCTCGAGGGACTCGTCGACCTTCTTCACGTAGGAGTCGGTGAGCTTCTGCACCTCGGTCCCCAGGTGTTTGGCCTCGTCCTCGGGCATCTTCTTGTCCTTCTCGAGGGCCTTGAGCTCGTCCAAGGCCTCGCGGCGGACGTGGCGGATGGCGACCTTGGCCTCTTCGCCGTACTTGCGCGCGAGCTTGACCATCTCCTTGCGGCGCTCCTCGTTGAGCGCGGGGATGGGGATGCGGATCAGCTTGCCGTCGTTGGCCGGGGTGAGGCCCAGGTCGGACTTGATGATCGCCTTCTCGATCAGCGGAATCGCGGTGGCGTCCCAGGGGCTGATCGTGATCATGCGCGGCTCGGGGACGCTGAGCGTGCCGACCTGGTTGAGAGGTGTCGGCGTTCCGTAATAGTCGACGCGGATGTCATCGAGCATCGAGGTCGAGGCCCGACCGGTGCGGACTTTGGCGAGCTCGCCGCGGAAAGCGGCCAGGCATTTTTCCATGCGATCTTTGGACTTGTTCAACACGGGATGCGACATGCGTATTCTCCTAGACGACGGTCGTTCCGATGTTTTCTCCCAGGACGACCTTGCGGATGTTGCCTTTTTGAAAGAGGTCGAAGACCACGATCGGCATCTTATTGTCCATGCACAGCGAGATCGCGGTCGAATCCATCACCTTAAGGTTTTTATTGAGGACGTCGAGATAAGTGAGCGAGTTGAAGCGCTTGGCGCCGGGGTTGAGCTTGGGGTCGCTGTCGTAGACGCCGTCGACCTTGGTGCCCTTCATGATGACGTCGGCGCCGATCTCGACGGCGCGCAACGCCGCGGCCGTGTCGGTGGTAAAGAAGGGGTTGCCGGTGCCGGCCGCGAAAATGACGACGCGGCCCTTCTCGAGGTGCCGGACGGCGCGGCGGCGGATGTAGGGCTCGACCAGCTGGTGGATCTCGATGGCGGAGAGCACCCGCGTGAAGACCCCGGTCTTCTCGAGGAAATTCTGCAGCGCCATGGCGTTCATGACCGTCGCCAGCATGCCCATGTAGTCGCCGGTCGCGCGGTCGATACCTTCTTTCTCGCCGCCCATCCCGCGGAAGATGTTGCCGCCGCCGATGACGATGGCGATCTCGATGCCGAGCGCGGTCAGGTCTTTCAGCTCCTCGGCGATCGCGCCGACCACTTGGGAGTTGATGCCGTAACCCTCGCTGCCCATCAGGGACTCGCCGCTGAGCTTGAGCAGGATGCGTTTGTATGCGGGTTTCGCCATGGGATTATTTTCCGAGCTGCTTCGCGACCTCGGCCGCGAAGTCTTCTTCTTTCTTGGCCATCCCCTCGCCCACCTGGAAGCGGACGAACTCGACGATGCGCGCGGAAGGATCGCTCTCTTGCAAGTGCTTCAATACGGATTTCTTGCCGCTGGGGTCTTTGATGAAGGCCTGCTCTTGGAAACAGACCTCGGCGGCGAACTTGCCCAACTTGCCCTCGACGATCTTCTCGAGCATCTCCTTGGGCTTGCCGCTGTCGGCGAGCTGGGCCAGGTAGATCTCGCGTTCCTTGGCCTTGACGTCCTCGGGGATCTGCTCGCGGTGGACGAAGCGCGGGGCCGAGGCGGCCACGTGCATCGCCAGGTCCTTGAGCAGCTCGTCGCCCAGCTTGGCGGCCTCGCCCTGCACCTTGACGAGGGCGCCGATCTTGTTGCCCATGTGCAGGTAGGCGCCGAATTTCTCGTTGGGCTGGGCCTGAAGGATCGCGAAGCGACGGATGGAGATGTTCTCGCCGATCTTGGCGACCAGCTCCTTGGTCAGGGTTTCGTAGTTGGAGGCGGCGCCGGCGGGCGTCTGCTGCAGCAGCGCCGCGAGGTCGGCCGGCCTCTGCTTGGCCACATGTTGGGCGACGCCCTTCACGAAGTTTTGGAAGTCGGGGGTCTTGGCGACGAAGTCGGTCTCGGAGTTGACCTCGACGATGGCCGCCACGTTGCCTTCGACGGCGACGTCGACCAGGCCCTCGCTGGCCAGGCGCCCGGCCTTCTTGCCGGCCGAGGCCATGCCCGCCTTGCGCAGGTGTTCGACGGCCTTTTCCATGTCGCCCCCGCTTTCGTTGAGGGCCTTCTTGCAATCCATCATCCCTGCGCCGGTCTTCTCGCGCAGCTCTTGGACCATTTTTGCGGTGATTTCTGCCATAGGGAACTCCTGAATCGGTTGGCGCGGACTTGTGCGAACCGCGCGAAAAACGGGGCGGCCCGTTTGGGCCCGCCCCCGCGAATTACTCTTCGGTCTCGGGTTTGGCTTCGGGAGCGGCCTCGGGCTCGACGCGGGCGCTGTAGCTGCCCTCCTCGATCTCCTCCTCGCCGGCGGCGGCGTCGCCGCGGCCGACATAGGCGGAGGCCTTCTCGCCCTTCGCCTCGCGGACGGAGGGCTTCTCCTCGTCGCCGCGCTCTTGGCCGCCGCGGCGGGCCTGGGCCTCGCGGAGACGCAGTCCCTCGAGAACCTTGTCGGCGACCGCGCTGACGAAGAGCTTGATCGAACGTAGGGCGTCGTCGTTGCCGGGCACCAGGTGGTCGATGGGATCGGGATCGCAATTGGTGTCGCCCAGGGCCACGATGGGAATGCCCAAGACGTTGGCCTCGTGCAACGCGATGTGCTCGAGGTTGGGGTCGATCACGACCATCACGCCGGGAAGCCGGGTCATGTCTTGGATGCCGCCCAGCGAGCGCTGCAGCTTCTCGATCTCGCGATCGATCATCAAAATTTCTTTCTTGGAAAGAACGGCAAAAGTTCCATCCTCTTTCTTTTTCTGCAGATCCTTGAGCCGGTCGATCGAGGACTTGATGGTGCGGAAGTTGGTCAGCGTGCCGCCCAGCCAGCGGTTGGTGACGTAGTACATGCCGCAGCGCTTGGCCTCTTCCTCGATGACGTCCTGCGCCTGCTTCTTGGTGCCGACGAAGAGGATGTCGCTGCCGTTGCCGACGGCCTCGGCGATGAAGTCGAGGGCCTCGCGGAACAGCTTGACGGTCTTGGAGAGGTCGATGATGTGGACGCCGTTGCGGACCCCGTAGATGAAGGGCTTCATTTTGGGATTCCAGCGGCGGGTGAGGTGGCCGAAGTGCATGCCTGCTTCGAGCAGGTCCTGCATCGAGACGTTATTCATATTTTTCCTTTCGGGTTATGCCTCCACGGCCTCCTTCGTCCTTCCCTGATCCCTCGCGGGACACCCGAGGCTTGGACTTTGGGCGGAAGCCGTGTGTGAATTTGGTTGAAACCTTGAAGCCCGAGGCGCCGTCTTAGGGAAGGACCTCGAAATTAAAGGGTTTTTCCCCCTAGCATGCTCGTGCTATGATGACAACAGGAGTTTTATGAGCCGAGCCTTTTCCAAAAACCTCTTTATATTATTGGTCTTTTTCTCAAGTGCGCTGGTCGCGGCGCCGGCCCGCGCTCAGTCCCAAGACTTCGAATTTTACAAGAAATACGGTCACGCCAGCAAACAGTGGAACGACTACGTCCAGCAGGGCTTCGCCGCCTACGACCGGCAGAACTGCGAGGAGGCCATGACGGCCCTGAAACAGGCCATCGCCGCCCAATGCCAGGACGCCCTGGTCTATTACAAGCTCGCCGTCTGCTCGGAGGTGGCCGGCACGCCCTACACCGCCCTGCAGTACTACCAGCTGGCGGAGGAGAAGCTCGGCAAGCTCGAGGTCCTGCACCCCTACCAGAAGGACATCTTCGAGAGTTACGGCCGCGCCCTCTTTCAGGCCAAGCGCTTCGACGAGGCCTTTCCCTACCTAGTGCGCGCCGCGGCGGTGGGCACGCCGAGCTTCGGCCTCTATTACATGGTGGGATTTCTCTACGCGAAGAAGGGGGACACGAAGGCGGCGGTGGAATTCTTCGACAAGGCCCTGGCCCAGGACACCAGCAAGGCGCCGCCGCAGATCCTCGCGGTGGTCTATCGGGAGGTGGCCAAGTCTTATGCCAAGGAGAAGAACAACCAAAGGGCGATGGAGCTGCTAAAAATGGCCTTGGCGATCAATCCCAACGACACCGAGGCCAACCAGCTGAGGACTCAGCTCAGCCATATCCAAGCCCAAGAGACGCTCCTCCAGATGATCCATAGCGCCGAAGGCAAGGTCA includes:
- the pssA gene encoding CDP-diacylglycerol--serine O-phosphatidyltransferase, encoding MSASGVEGLGKAGAEGVRRGKLPGRNEIDEMNQIRVKRVGIRKGIYILPNMITTASLFCGFVSIVKSIQGDHLTAAWMILLAGVFDGLDGRIARLTRTHSDFGIEYDSLCDLASFGLAPAILAYTWTLSHFNQIGWAAAFLFFACGAMRLARFNVQVSDVEKKHFQGLPIPTAAYVVASYVIFHHRWKGDVDVSSVLLLCLTIGLALLMVSTVPYRNFKKLNFKRKESFFMLVLLAVVLFVIASAPNEMIFFAALAYVASGLVEEVFQLSKKARGEGPLLAGEANEAPPGPQELRLITNQKE
- a CDS encoding phosphatidylserine decarboxylase family protein, with amino-acid sequence MKSGPLPIAREGYPFLLISLALTLIGAWLFWPLAIAFGLAFLFCLNFFRDPARTPPADTDLLVSPADGTVLKIESLPSGAYMKEPHQKVSIFMSPFNVHVNRIPCDGEVEEIHYFPGKFFVASLDKASLENERNAIVLRTPQGRKVAFVQIAGLVARRIVCYLRENTPVSRGERYGMIRFGSRMEVCLPPEWKVLVKPGQKVFAGESSLAEMR
- the ilvN gene encoding acetolactate synthase small subunit: MNHHENTHTISVLVENEFGVLARVSGMFAGRGFNIDALSVAPTPDPRVSRMTIITHGNALIIEQILKQLNRLIDVLKVIDVSSEACVRRELMLVKLRVSDKNKADLAKLADEAHGKVVDASDPRIQILEFVGEHQEMEGILKKLQPFEILEVVRTGNIAMQKGKNVLMPFPGEAVS
- the ilvB gene encoding biosynthetic-type acetolactate synthase large subunit, which encodes MKLTGAQIFIQALKDEGVDLIFGYPGGAILHVYDELYKHPEIRHVLVRHEQGAVHAADGYARVTCKPGVALVTSGPGATNTVTGLATALMDSIPMVVISGQVPLSMIGNDAFQEADIVGITRPCTKHNYLVKDVRDLQRIMKEAFHIARTGRPGPVLVDLPKDLQLHQAEYIPYDQVKVRSPRTVIQGHSGQIKKGWELLKEAKRPLLYVGGGAVLSRASDELKKFAYLTKIPVAMTLMGLGAFPGTDDLSLGMLGMHGTYYSNMSINECDVLFSVGARFDDRVTGKLSEFSKHSKKIHIDIDPANVGKSVAVDVPIVGDVKYVLGEMLKMAEADPAFIQKYHQQIRPWWEQIRQWREKAPMGYQQGPKEIRAQYVIDMLYQMTKGEAIVTTDVGQHQMWAAQFYHFKEPHRWCTSGGLGTMGFGFPAAIGAQLAYPDKTVICISGDGSVQMNIQELATAVEWKTPVIIAILNNHFLGMVRQWQELFYENRYSEVDLNVQPDFVKLAEAYGAVGLRASVKDEVVPVIEQALKVRDRPVVIDFVTTLEDNVYPMVPAGGAVSDIVLA
- a CDS encoding DUF465 domain-containing protein, with the translated sequence MDEHDEALLQRHLKYNPELKELWDNHLKLEQKLKKLTKKPYLNTEEKLEKKRLQLQKLKGKTKIEAILEKLR
- the tsaB gene encoding tRNA (adenosine(37)-N6)-threonylcarbamoyltransferase complex dimerization subunit type 1 TsaB; protein product: MRILALDTSGASQSVALLEEERCLRENFEARPPSHSETLIASIQNALDALGWRLAELDLLAVSAGPGSFTGLRIGISTVKGLARALGKPVVGVSTLLALVRPQLAAGRTVIACLDARCGEVYAGAYAGVPEAPVKVLADRAWPIESFLQHLGEIPGEKWFLGDALSAYPGRFAGLGRILEGGEAARVSAAEVGRLALSQFREGKAVEGSQLQVRYLRVSEAENRRLKQKE
- the rseP gene encoding RIP metalloprotease RseP is translated as MTILYFIVGLGLLIFIHELGHFLVAKFSGIRVERFSLGFGPHIGFKVGETEYCLSLLPLGGYVKMSGQEDFEEGEIVPLDDPRAFSSKSLWTRMKVVLAGPGMNLLLPFILMPIVFMIGRQEPKYLSQPPQVLGVQVDSSAAKAGVEKGDLILAVNGKPAASWDQVMREISKPAGTEVRLQLKRGDQTLEKAATLQALEGGMGGYLGLEPVFFVDVDPLVGAFTPDSPAHAAGMKAGDKVVAINGTPVADWNAMADLVNQSKGKESRFTVERAGEKVELKISPVFNPNLNKYVIGVAKASNPDNFVKRQYGLGEAFQKGVKENLMLFGMTFKVLKDLVTLKASYKELGGPVRIAQISAKAAQQGLGNFLYLLAFLSIQLGVLNLLPIPVLDGGHLLFMVYEGIAGKALSMRKRLIAQQIGMFMLLTLMVVVTVNDIDAVWGLKDIFDKVKGWF